AAATACCGTTCTTAGAATTTGCTCCAGCCTGGAAGTGGAAAAAGCCTTGTGGCACTCCCTGCTGTATGTCAGGGAGCATATTCCCGCTTCCCAGATGAGCCTGCATCTATACAACCCGGTTACTGGAGTCGCTGAAACCGTGGCCCAAGCCACCCCGGGAAAATACGGCCGGCTTTCGGTCAAGACCCATCTGTCCGAAAAGGCCCGCCGGCAGGTGGAGGCCCAGCGTTCTCAGCGTTTGCGCAGGGTCAACCGGGTCAGCGACGACCCTGTGGCGGAAGAGGTGAGCCGGTATTTCGGCGGCGCGGTCCAATCCGCCCTGATTCTCGACCTGGTGATCGAAGGCCGGCTGATAGGCGTTTTGACTCTCCACGGAGAAGTGGGCAAAACCTATACGGCCAGGCACGAGCAATTATTCCGCCTGTTGAACGAACCTTTCGCCGTGGCCTTAAGCAACAGCATGCGGCAACGCGAGTTAAACAAGCTCAAAGAACTGCTGACCGACGACAACCCCTATTTTCAGGAGAATGAGGAGGCCTTTTCCGAAAACGAGGTTGTGGGCGCCGATTACGGCCTAAGGGGCGTGATGGAAATGGCGCGTCAGGTCGCTCCCCTTGAGAGCCCCGTGCTTTTGCTGGGCGAAACGGGCGTGGGCAAAGAGTTGATCGCGTCAGCGGTGCACAGGGCGTCCCCCCGGCGAAACGGCCCGCTCATCAAAGTCAATTGCGGCGCCATTCCGGACACCCTCATTGATTCCGAACTTTTCGGCCATGAAAAGGGCGCCTTCACCGGCGCCTCGTCCATGAAGCGCGGCCGCTTTGAGCGCGCGGACGAGGGAACGATTTTTCTGGACGAAGTGGCCGAGCTTTCCCCCGAGGCCCAGGTGCGCCTGCTGCGGGTGCTTCAGGAAAAGGAAATCGAACGCGTGGGCGCCGCGGAAACCACCCATGTGGATATTCGGGTTATTGCAGCCACCCACCGGAACCTGGACGGCTTGGTTTCCATGGGCCGTTTTCGCCAGGATTTGCTGTTTCGGCTTAAGGTGTTCCCCATCGTCATTCCACCCTTGAGGGACCGCAAGGGCGACATACCCTCCCTGGTCCAGCATTTCGTCCGCATTAAGAGCCTGGACATGAAGCTGGGAACCATTCCGCCCCTGGCGCCCGGCGCCATGGACAAGCTCATGGATTACTCCTGGCCCGGCAACGTGCGCGAACTGGAAAACGCCGTGGAGCGGGCCTTGATCCTGAGCGGCGGCAAAAAACCCGTCTTTCAGGAATTCGACCTGGGCCTCAAACCCGGCCCCAAAACCAAAAATGTGGAATCCCTCAGCCTGCCCACCATGGATCAGGCCATGGCCGACCTCATGCGCAAAGCTCTGGTCCTTGCCAAGGGCCGGGTGGAAGGCAAGGGCGGGGCGGCTGAAATCCTGGGGATGCACCCCATGACCTTGAGGAATCGCATGAAAAAGCTGGGCGTCCCGTTCGGTAAAAAAGCCCGCGCGGTGTACAAGAGCTCCGCCCCCTCCACGGTGCTCAACTGGCCCCAGGTCAAAAAATAGGCCTTTAGCCAGCTTAAATCCCGACGCCTTTGTTCGCAGGTTCATCCGACAACATTTTGACTGCAATCCCGAAAGTTGAGGCCGTACCGTTAAATTGCTACACGTCGGGCCGGAATCCCCAGAAATAGTCCTTGATGTCGTCTTTTAACGGGGCTTTTTGGTAAAGCTCCATGGCGTCCGTGGGACAATTGCTTGCGCACAGCCCGCACCCGATGCACCGGCCCTGTATTTCAGCTTGTTCCTCGCCCAGGACAATGGCGTGCATGGGGCAGACCTCCACGCATTTTCCGCAGGCGATGCAATCGCCGCTCACCCGCGCTTCCCAGCCGATGCTTTGAATCCTGTCGCCGAAGACTTCCGTGATTTTTTTGCACGAATTCAAAGACAGGCAGCAGCAGGGGCAGCAAAAGCAGACTTCCAGGAAATTTTGCATCTTATCCTTGGGAAAGCCCCAAAAATACTGCTCCGCCTCGATCCACAGGCACTGGCAGATTAGCCCAAGCTCCACGCCTTTGTGCAAATGCTCGATGGCTTCCTCCACCGAGGCCTTGCGGGAAATCCCGTTTTCATAGGTGACATGGGACCCCTGGCCCAAAAAAATGCAGGCGTGGTCATGGGGGAAGTCCTGGCAGTTATTGCCATCGCGGCAAAGACACCTGTGCACGATATACCGGTCGGGCGCCTCGCGGATCAGCTTCTCCACTAAATGGATAGGCATGACCGTGCTGCCCTGGCTTCCCTTTTTGTTCAGCTCCGCTTCCAAAGGGATGACCGTTCCCTGGGTGAAATGTATTTTCTTGTCATTGATCAGGGCTGCCCGTCTGACCATCCAGCCGATGTACGGATTTTCCGCATGGTGAAGCAGCTTCACCAAATTGTGAAAAATCGGGACATAAAAATTCCACCAGTTGATGCGCACTGCAAATTTTTTCTTAAAAAGCTCTCCCAACATAACAAACATGGAAAAATCCCCCCGTGATGCAAGCGTGACGATGAACTCGACATATGCCGGCGCCGGCGAAGAACCTTTAAGGCCAGGGGCTCTTGGGCCGGTTTGCGAAAAAATACTGAATAGCGAGCAATAATATTCATACTTTACATTTGACCTCTTAGTCAATACACGATGTAAAATTTTTTTGGGAGAGCGTCCACCGGTTCCAAAGGTTAAGCTGCTTCAAAATTAGTCTGAAAAATCAGTACAAAATCCATTTTTACTATTCAGCTTCACTGAATTGTGTTATAAAATGAAAAAAAATTTCCAAAGTATGTTTTTGCTTGACAAAGAGAGCTGATTTTAACAAAGTTCATTTAAAATAATTCAGCTCATAAGGAGGGGAGGGCGTCATGGCAAAAGCAGTGGTTCTCGGTGGATGTGGTGCGGTAGGCACGGTGGCTTCCAAGACCTTGGCGGGCCAGGATCTTTTTTCCCAAGTGATTCTGGCCGATCAGAACAGGGAGCGGGCCGAAAGCCTCATTGGGGAATGGGGATCGGACAAAGTCGGTTTCGTGCAGACGGACGCCTTGGATCCGGAAAGCATCAAAGCGGCCATTCAAGGGGCTGACGTGGTGGTCAACTGCGTGGGGCCGTTTTACAAGTCGGTCAAGATCATCCTGGATGCGGTTCTGGAGTCGGGGATTAATTATGTGGACGTGTGCGATGACGTTGACGTAACGCTGGATATTCTGAATTGGGACAAAAAGGCCAAGGAAGCCGGGGTGTCTGCGTGCATCGGCATGGGCAGTTCGCCGGGGGCGACCAATCTGCTGGCCAAGTTTGCGGCCGACGCCTTGCTGGATGAAGTGGAGTCCATCGATATTTTTCACGCCCACGGAGGCGAGCCTTTTGAGGGGCCGGGCGTGATCGGCCACCGTTTTCATTGCATGAGCATAGACATCCCCATGTTTTTGGACGGGGAGTTGAAATACGTCAAATATTTCGAAGAGGACGGCATCGCCCTGCGCCAGACATTCGACTTCCCGGTTTTGGGAGGGGACGTGCTTTTATACCCGTATCCCCACCCGGAACAAGTGACATTGCCCCGATACATCAAGACCCGGCAGGTCACCAACAAGGGGACCGTGCTGCCTTCGGAATATTACGATTTGACCCGGGACATGTGCCGTCTGGGCCTTTCCGGCAAAGAATCCCTGGACGTGAACGGCCAAAGCGTCGTTCCGTACGATTTCGCCCTGGCTTACATCATCCGGGAGCGGGAAAGGATTTTAAAGGAGACCCGATTCGGCTCCCAGCGGGGATGCTGCAGCGTGGTCGTCAAAGGCAGGAAGGAAGACGCCTACAGCGAGTACAGGTTCCACATGGCTTCCGGCAGCCAGGCCCTGGGGGAGGGCACCGGCGTACCGGCGGCCGTGGGCGCCATGCTTATGGTTCTGGGCAAGATCACGGAAAAAGGGGTGCTGCCGCCCGAAGGGTGCATCAACCCCCAGGATTTTCTGGACCTTGTCAGTCCGGTCATGAAACTGGATGAGAAAAAAGGGGATTCCGATTCTTTTAGCGGGGTTATCGTTCAGCATGTGGATGCTTTGGGGAAGGTTTCCACACTAGACATTTAGCCTCTTGTTTGCAGGGAGGGTTGACGCCGGAGATGAGGAAAGGAAATGAGCATTTCGGACAAGCATATACTGGCCATCGACCATGGCACCTCCGGAGTGAAGGCCAGTCTGGTTTCCATGAAGGGGAAGGTTCGGGACTACGCCTACCGGAAAACGGAGATGTTTTTCCTGCCCGAAGGAGGCGCTGAACAGGATCCCCAGGAATGGTGGGATGCGCTGATTGCCGCCTGCAGGCATTTGATCGAGCGGGGCTCCGTGCCCCGGGAAAGCATCGTGGGGATGTGCGTGTCCTCCACCTTTTCCAGCACCGTGGCGGTGGATAAGGACGGAAAGCACCTCATGAACGCCCTGAGCTGGATGGATTCCCGGGGCGGCAAGTACGTCCGGGAGTTTATGAAGGGTTTTCCCTCGGTTCTGGGCTACCACGTACCCAAAGCCTTGAAGTGGATCCACAAAACCGCGGGAGGGCCCACCTTGTCGGGCAAGGACGACATCGCCCATATGCTTCTTTTTCAAAAGGAGTTTCCCGAGGTTTATAAAAACGCCCACAAGATTCTGCCTTCCAAGGATTTTTTCAATCTCAAGCTGACGGGAAAATTCGCCGCCAGTTACGACTCCATGACTCTGTTCTGGGTGTCGGACGTCCGGGATCCCCATAACATCCATTACGACGATAAATTGATCGCCGCTCTGGGCATTGACAAAGAAAAACTGCCGGACATGTATGATTCCACCCACGTTTTAGGGCCTGTCCTGCCCGAGGTGGCCGAGGCCATCGGCCTGCCCGAAGGCGTCATGGTGGTGGAGGGCTCTCCGGACCATCAATGCGCGGCCATGGGGTCCGGGGCCGTGGAGGATTATCAGGCCCATTTGTACGTGGGCACGTCCTCTTGGGTTCAGTGCATCGTGCCTTTTAAAAAGACGGATATCTTTCATTCCATCGCGTCTCTGCCTACGTCCATTCCGGGGAAGTTCTCCTCCGTCAATGAGCAGGACATGGCCGGAGGATGCCTGAGTCTGCTGGTTCAGAACGTCCTGGGCATCGGTGAAATCAAGGAGGACGAAAACCCCTTTGAAATGCTCACCAGCATCGCCCAGACCTCCCCGCCCGGCGCCAACAACGTCATTTTCACCCCCTGGCTCAACGGCGAGCGCACCCCTGTGGACGACACCACTATCCGGGGCTGCCTGTTCAACCTCACCCGCACCAGCACGTCGGCCGACATGGTAAGGGCGGTCATGGAAGGCGTGGCCCTGAACGTTCGCTGGAGCCTGAAATACGTGGAGAAATTTGCGGGAAGACGGCTGGATGCCATGAATTTTGTGGGCGGAGGCGCCCGCTCAGACCTGTGGTGCCAGATTTTCGCCGACGTCCTGGACAGAACCGTCCGGCAGGTGAGCGATCCCGTGGCGGCCAACGCCCGGGGAGCCGCCTTTATCGCAGCCGTGGGCCTGGGGGAGATCGAGTGGTCCCAGATTCCCGAATTAGTCCGGTATCGTGCAACCTACACGCCCAATCCGTCCAACAGAAAGACCTACGACACCCTGTTCAAGGCCTACACCGACCTCTATAAGGCCCACAAAAATATCTGCAAACGCCTGAACAGCGGGGATAAAAACGACTGATGATTATTGGAAGACAATGGAACGAATAAAATTGAAAAATCCATGATTTGATGTGCATCGCAAAACATACCCAGTGCATACCAAAATGAAAAAGCCCAGGCCGCTGGCGGTCTGGGCTTTTTGCGTAAATCAGGCCTTTATTCAAGCCCGATTATTTGGTGGAGGATACGGAGCCTTACCCCAATTCGTTCTCCAAACCAAAACATATCCATAATCCCTGTTTATTCAAACTCTTACCGCGCATCAAGACCCTTTAGGCTGTCGGACACCGAGAGAAATTTAATTCTCTACATTTTCCCGAAACAGAGAACGGACGTGGGTTCGATTCCCGAGCGGAGGCTACCTGTAATCACTCCGCAAACCCGAGTCTGAAAATGGCCATGTCACAAAGAATGTCGTGAACCTGTCGCAAACTTTGTCGCGAAGTTGTCGCAAACATTCAGACCAGTTTATACTCCTGATGGTGGGTTGCTCCTTCACTGCTAATCAGCTGTTTATCAAGCATTCCTTTGAGGTCGCGCTGGAGGCTACGTCGATTTACATCGGGGCAGATGCTTTCAAAATCCTGAATGGTTAGCTTGCCGTTTTGAAGCAAGTAGCCAACAGCTTTGCCTTGGCGTTCATTCAGGCTATGCTTTTGCACCATAACATCCCGTTTGATAACCTGCTCACCACGCTCTTTGACTTCGATCATCTGGGTTTCAAGGCCGGTGATGAAGTAATCGAGCCAACCGGTCATATCCATGTCGTTTTCACGGACGCTCTGGATCTTCTTG
The window above is part of the Desulfatibacillum aliphaticivorans DSM 15576 genome. Proteins encoded here:
- a CDS encoding sigma 54-interacting transcriptional regulator: MNPDPNEFFKNTVLRICSSLEVEKALWHSLLYVREHIPASQMSLHLYNPVTGVAETVAQATPGKYGRLSVKTHLSEKARRQVEAQRSQRLRRVNRVSDDPVAEEVSRYFGGAVQSALILDLVIEGRLIGVLTLHGEVGKTYTARHEQLFRLLNEPFAVALSNSMRQRELNKLKELLTDDNPYFQENEEAFSENEVVGADYGLRGVMEMARQVAPLESPVLLLGETGVGKELIASAVHRASPRRNGPLIKVNCGAIPDTLIDSELFGHEKGAFTGASSMKRGRFERADEGTIFLDEVAELSPEAQVRLLRVLQEKEIERVGAAETTHVDIRVIAATHRNLDGLVSMGRFRQDLLFRLKVFPIVIPPLRDRKGDIPSLVQHFVRIKSLDMKLGTIPPLAPGAMDKLMDYSWPGNVRELENAVERALILSGGKKPVFQEFDLGLKPGPKTKNVESLSLPTMDQAMADLMRKALVLAKGRVEGKGGAAEILGMHPMTLRNRMKKLGVPFGKKARAVYKSSAPSTVLNWPQVKK
- a CDS encoding indolepyruvate ferredoxin oxidoreductase subunit alpha codes for the protein MFVMLGELFKKKFAVRINWWNFYVPIFHNLVKLLHHAENPYIGWMVRRAALINDKKIHFTQGTVIPLEAELNKKGSQGSTVMPIHLVEKLIREAPDRYIVHRCLCRDGNNCQDFPHDHACIFLGQGSHVTYENGISRKASVEEAIEHLHKGVELGLICQCLWIEAEQYFWGFPKDKMQNFLEVCFCCPCCCLSLNSCKKITEVFGDRIQSIGWEARVSGDCIACGKCVEVCPMHAIVLGEEQAEIQGRCIGCGLCASNCPTDAMELYQKAPLKDDIKDYFWGFRPDV
- a CDS encoding saccharopine dehydrogenase family protein, translated to MAKAVVLGGCGAVGTVASKTLAGQDLFSQVILADQNRERAESLIGEWGSDKVGFVQTDALDPESIKAAIQGADVVVNCVGPFYKSVKIILDAVLESGINYVDVCDDVDVTLDILNWDKKAKEAGVSACIGMGSSPGATNLLAKFAADALLDEVESIDIFHAHGGEPFEGPGVIGHRFHCMSIDIPMFLDGELKYVKYFEEDGIALRQTFDFPVLGGDVLLYPYPHPEQVTLPRYIKTRQVTNKGTVLPSEYYDLTRDMCRLGLSGKESLDVNGQSVVPYDFALAYIIRERERILKETRFGSQRGCCSVVVKGRKEDAYSEYRFHMASGSQALGEGTGVPAAVGAMLMVLGKITEKGVLPPEGCINPQDFLDLVSPVMKLDEKKGDSDSFSGVIVQHVDALGKVSTLDI
- a CDS encoding xylulokinase, with translation MSISDKHILAIDHGTSGVKASLVSMKGKVRDYAYRKTEMFFLPEGGAEQDPQEWWDALIAACRHLIERGSVPRESIVGMCVSSTFSSTVAVDKDGKHLMNALSWMDSRGGKYVREFMKGFPSVLGYHVPKALKWIHKTAGGPTLSGKDDIAHMLLFQKEFPEVYKNAHKILPSKDFFNLKLTGKFAASYDSMTLFWVSDVRDPHNIHYDDKLIAALGIDKEKLPDMYDSTHVLGPVLPEVAEAIGLPEGVMVVEGSPDHQCAAMGSGAVEDYQAHLYVGTSSWVQCIVPFKKTDIFHSIASLPTSIPGKFSSVNEQDMAGGCLSLLVQNVLGIGEIKEDENPFEMLTSIAQTSPPGANNVIFTPWLNGERTPVDDTTIRGCLFNLTRTSTSADMVRAVMEGVALNVRWSLKYVEKFAGRRLDAMNFVGGGARSDLWCQIFADVLDRTVRQVSDPVAANARGAAFIAAVGLGEIEWSQIPELVRYRATYTPNPSNRKTYDTLFKAYTDLYKAHKNICKRLNSGDKND